CATGCCCTGTTACAACTAAGTTGCTCATCTCAATTGTGTTTGGTTAAGAATGGCTTGCTTTCTCCAATTTCATTTCTCCATGACCTGAGCTCCTGTTCGGTAATCAATTTCTTAGGAAGCTATTAGAGCAATTGATTTATCTTGAGCTTAGCGCAGCTAATTATCCTGCCATGTTGTTGATTTGGCTTACTTTCATTTGTGCCTGTgctcttttcattcttttgcaTTGGAATTCGTATGATTATATTTTCTTGCTGAATAAATGCCTACTCTGTCGTCGCTCTTATCTATGATATATGGGTTCAGTAGTAAGTGCAactaattctaaattttcaaaactaaTTACTCCTTGTGTaatgtgtttttctttatcCAAGTGTATGTTGTATAAGTAGTTGtgttttttggtcagatttgaTCTAAAAGTGCTTATATAAGGTATCACTTCTTTATCATTTCATCGTGCTATTCTGGGCTGAATGGATGATAATCTGTTGAAGGTGCGAAAGAGCAGAGGTTTACGTATATATGTTGGCAGTTAAATAGAGGGTTTACCTTTTGTTCTTGATGTGAAATTGTGATAACGATCAGATGTAATAGCAGCTGTTATTAATACTATCTATTTTGAAGTTGGAAAAATGGGTGCAAGTTTTACAGAATGTTGATACTTCAAACAATTGAGTGCTTTCAAGcctcatctctttttcttccatttgacTAAATTCAGGTGAGAAAGAAAGTGAGAAACAAGGAAGTGAAACTGGGAGGTTGTGGAAGACCTCCCAGTTGATGGGAAATGAAGCCATCAAGTAATATATGGATTCGGCGCCAACAGTGTCCATGTGGAGATTGGAAGTGCTACATGAGATCTGAGGGAGATGATCAGCCATCAGTGAGCCCCCACCCTACCAAGAAGGAGAGGACGCTATCTTTGCCAACAACAGAAACAGTCTTTACTCCTTATGTAGGCCAAATTTTCAAGAGTGATGACGAAGCGTTTGAATACTACAGTAATTTTGctcgaaaaaatggattttcaatTAGAAAAGCGCGCTCAACAGAGAGCCAAAATTTAGGAGTTTATAGGCGAGATTTTGTTTGTTATCGGTCTGGGTTTAACCAGCCAAGGAAGAAGGCGAATGTCGAGCACCCCAGGGATAGAAAATCGGTACGGTGTGGATGTGATGCAAAGTTGTATCTGACAAAGGAAATTGTTAACAGTGCCACACAATGGTACATTTCGCAGTTCAGTAACATTCATAATCATGAATTATTGGAGGATGATGAAGTTCGTCTACTCCCAGCTTATCGGAAGATACAAGAGGCTGATCAGGAGCGCATCCTTCTGCTTTCGAAAGCTGGGTTTCCTGTGAATCGAATAGTGAAGCTCCTGGAAATAGAAAAAGGGCTACAACCTGGGCAATTACCCTTTATTGAAAAGGATGTCAGAAATTTTGTTCGGACTTGTAAGAAGACCGTCCAAGAAAATGATGCTTTGCTTAACAACAAGAGGGAGAGCGATGCAATGGAACTTCTTGAGGCATGCAAACATATGACAGAGAAGGATGCTGATTTTGTTTATGTTTATACTACCGATGAGaatgaaaaagttgaaaatattgcATGGTCATATGGACATTCTGTACGTGCTTTCCCTGCTTTTGGAGATGTTGTTACTTTTGATACCTCTTATAGATCAATTACCTATGGATTGCTACTTGGGATCTGGTTTGGTATGGATAATCATGGTAAGGCGATTTTCTTGGGGTGCGTGTTGCTGCAGGAGGAAAGTGCCAACTCATATTCATGGGCCTTACAGGTTTGTGGAACATGAATCCTTGTGATACATAAACACGCTGTTTTCGCATGTCTCCTCATGATTTCTTGTTTTGGGCAGACATTTGTTCGGTTTATGAGGGGAAGACGTCCACAAACAATTTTGACTGATCTAGATTCGGGGCTCAGGGATGCAATTGCTAGagagttaaccaacaccaaGCATGTCATAAGTATATGGCATGTCCAGTCCAAATTATCTAGTTGGTTCTCTACGACACTTGGATCACAGTACACAGAGTTCAAAGCTGAATT
This region of Eucalyptus grandis isolate ANBG69807.140 chromosome 8, ASM1654582v1, whole genome shotgun sequence genomic DNA includes:
- the LOC104456603 gene encoding putative protein FAR1-RELATED SEQUENCE 10, which codes for MKPSSNIWIRRQQCPCGDWKCYMRSEGDDQPSVSPHPTKKERTLSLPTTETVFTPYVGQIFKSDDEAFEYYSNFARKNGFSIRKARSTESQNLGVYRRDFVCYRSGFNQPRKKANVEHPRDRKSVRCGCDAKLYLTKEIVNSATQWYISQFSNIHNHELLEDDEVRLLPAYRKIQEADQERILLLSKAGFPVNRIVKLLEIEKGLQPGQLPFIEKDVRNFVRTCKKTVQENDALLNNKRESDAMELLEACKHMTEKDADFVYVYTTDENEKVENIAWSYGHSVRAFPAFGDVVTFDTSYRSITYGLLLGIWFGMDNHGKAIFLGCVLLQEESANSYSWALQTFVRFMRGRRPQTILTDLDSGLRDAIARELTNTKHVISIWHVQSKLSSWFSTTLGSQYTEFKAELDTLCHSESMDEFELKWNRVIAQFGLVADKHIALLFSYRALWPLSLIRGYFVARAMTAEYSKSVDIFVKEILTSQTCLPVFFEQVGVASRSVNQAAENLQYMHMKTCMPIEEHAQSILTPYAFKVLQHEMVLSLQYAMTEMANGSYLVRHYKKLDRECFVIWTPEDELIRCSCKEFEHSGILCRHSIRVLVAKNFFQLPEKYFPLRWRLESSLVPVDDHNVPRSSNDCVQAFHSLAASLLTESLTSKERFNYVNRELSSLFGRVRDMPAADDSAANMAPNNESESFQC